The sequence below is a genomic window from Nitrospirota bacterium.
GGATACTGGTTATTGGCTGATGTTTATAAAGGAAGGACTTTTGTCGATGGTGTATTGAAGCAGGAAACCAAGGTGCTTGAAAGGATGGCCGCCTAAATGCTTTTTACACACCTATTGACCAGACTCCAAATACTTTTCTAAATTGGCTATCTCTCTTAGATATGCAGTCTGGGTCCTCGGTGTTATACCTCTCAACTGAAGCTCTGCCAACATCTTTTCTCTTAATGTGTCCATGATACGATCTCCTTTGAATCGATATGCGCCGACTTATGCCAGCGGTGAAACAAAGGAGATTGTAAAAAGACTTGGACTGATCAACAAGGGGGGATTTATCAGACTTACGATTGCAACTCAGGAAAGCTCTGTACTGAACAGAAAACGCAGTCTATTCGTTACCACCGCGCAAGCGGTTTAGTCCTTCTATAGGTATGTGCAACAAACGCAAACAATGAAGCGTGCGTATTATGAGTGCCGTTCAACTAGTCTGCCTGATAAAAATTTATGTATAATGCTTGACACCAGTGTTTGGTAAGGGATTCCCTCCTCTATCGCCCTTACCTTTAAGGCGTCAAGGTCTTTTTTCGCTATACGGATATTCATCCGCTGGTCTTTTGTTATGGTTGCTTTTGCATACGCTTTTGACCTTTTTATTTCTTTCTTCAGGTCGGGAACAGTCTTCCATTCATCTTTCTCAAGCGATTCCATTAATTCCTTTTCTTCTTTTGTCAGTTTCATTTTTGTCATTATCCCAATCAAAAACCACGTTACTATTTTAATATTTAATGTGTGCCTGTTGACAATACAATAATAAAGCGCAAGAGTTCTGAGTTTCTTCTGTTTGTGAATCAGCCAATCTATTGCAGCCAACCGATAAATTGTGTAAAATATGATTATCAGATTATGGGAGGTTAGAAATGGCAAAGACAATCAATGCAACCGAGGCGGCAAGAGCTTTTTCTGAGATAATTAATTCCGTCAAGTATAAAGGCGAGAGTTATACGATTATCAGAGGGGGCAAGCCTGCTGCAGCCATTGTGCCGATCAAGATAGCAACTGCCGGCCGGACACTGAAGGATTTGAGGTTGGTAATTAACGCTCTGCCTAAACTCGGAAAAGATTCAGAAATATTTTTGAAAGATGTTGAAAAGGGGATTAAGTCACAGCCGCCTGTCCCGGAGACAACGGCATGGGAGTGATATTTGATACAAGCGAAATTATTTCGATTGAACGCAAGAGTTATGATATTTCCCGTATTGTTGCAGGTCGTGAGGACGAGCTGTTTGGTATAAGTGTTATCACGATTGCTGAGTTGCTCCATGGGGTCGAACGTGCCGATACGCACATAAGGAAAATAAAACGGCAGGCCTTTGTAGAAAAGGTTATCGAATTTTTCCCGGTCTTTCCCCTCGATATTTCAGTGGCAAGAACATATGCGAGGCTTTGGGCATCCCTTGCTACACAGGGCATCACTGTTGGAAGTCATGATCTGATCATAGCAGCCACTGCCCTTTCACTGGATTATACTATTATTACCGCAAAC
It includes:
- a CDS encoding antitoxin, yielding MTKMKLTKEEKELMESLEKDEWKTVPDLKKEIKRSKAYAKATITKDQRMNIRIAKKDLDALKVRAIEEGIPYQTLVSSIIHKFLSGRLVERHS
- a CDS encoding type II toxin-antitoxin system VapC family toxin, translating into MGVIFDTSEIISIERKSYDISRIVAGREDELFGISVITIAELLHGVERADTHIRKIKRQAFVEKVIEFFPVFPLDISVARTYARLWASLATQGITVGSHDLIIAATALSLDYTIITANTRDFKKIEGLKLEII
- a CDS encoding type II toxin-antitoxin system prevent-host-death family antitoxin, producing MAKTINATEAARAFSEIINSVKYKGESYTIIRGGKPAAAIVPIKIATAGRTLKDLRLVINALPKLGKDSEIFLKDVEKGIKSQPPVPETTAWE